CACAGCGCATCActctttccacattttgttatgttacagccttattccaatatggattaaattcatttttttcttcaacattctacacacaacaacccataatgacgaagtgaaaactgttttttgctgcattcatctttccctccatcCTGACTGGTCTctcagttcctcccgctgaaaaacatccccacatgatgctgccaccatgcttcactgtagggacgGTATTGGCGAGATGATGAGCAgcgcctggtttcctccagacatgacgcttggcattcaggccaaagagttcaatctttgtttcatcagaccagagacttgtttctcatggtctgagtccttcaggcgggctgtcatgtgcttcttACTGAgcagtggcttccgtctggcctctctaccaaacaggcctgatgtgtgaagtgctgcagagatggttgtccttctggaaggttctcctctcttcatagaacaacgctggagctctgtcagagtgaccatcgggttcctggtcacctccctgactaaggcccttctcccccgatcgctcagtctggctgggcggcacaactctaggaagagtcctggtggttccaaacttcttccatttgatggaggccactgtgctcattgggactttcaatgctgcagaaatctttctgtacccgtCGCCAGATCTGAGCCTCGATACAGTTCTGTCtctgaggtctacagataattccttggtcttcatggcttggtttatgctctgatatgcactgtcagcTGTGATACCTTACtgaaatcaactgaatttaggacaggtggactccaatcaagttgtagaaacatctgaaggatgatcagtggaaacaggaggcaCCTGAGCTACATGCTGAGTcacggcaaaggctgtgaatacttatgtacatgttatgttttccttctttatttttaacagatttgcaaaaatttgcaaaaaacagttttcactttgtcattatgggttgttgtgtgtagaatgatGAGGaacataatgaatttaatccattttggaataaggctgtaacgtAACAATGTGGTGGAGCGCTGTGATGCGGGTGCGCTGTATGTCGTATGGATCTATTGTCGGGGACGATCGTAAACTTGTTGGTGTCAGTAGGGAGAGAACCTTCAATGAGTCAACGATCCAGTGactgttttcttgttttattttagtatACAGTACTTAGTAGTTTTAGCAGACAACAAAATAAGACACTCACCCCTTCTTCCATTTACCAAACTGAACTTTGCACACAGAGTTATCCCCATTGATACCAAACACAACATGACATGAAAAGGGTCGTACCAGGTGGCATTAATGATGCCTGTCTCCTGCATCTATAGAGCTTGTATCTTACGTACCAGGTGGCATTAATGATGCCTGGCTCCTGCATCTATAGCGCTTGTATCTTACGTACCAGGTGGCATTAATGATGCCTGTCTCCTGCATCTATAGCGCTTGTATCTTACGTACCAGGTGGCATTAATGATGCCTGGCTCCTGCACCTATAGAGCTTGTATCTTACGTACCAGGTGGCATTAATGATGCCTGGCTCCTGCACCTATAGAGCTTGTATCTTACGTACCAGGTGGCATTAATGATGCCTGTCTCCTGCATCTATAGCGCTTGTATCTTACGTACCAGGTGGCATTAATGATGCCTGGCTCCTGCACCTATAGAACTTGTATCTTACGTACCAGGTGGCATTAATGATGCCTGGCTCCTGCATCTATAGCGCTTGTATCTTACGTACCAGGTGGCATTAATGATGCCTGGCTCCTGCACCTATAGAGCTTGTATCTTACGTACCAGGTGGCATTAATGATGCCTGGCTCCTGCACCTATAGAGCTTGTATCTTACGTACCAGGTGGCATTAATGATGCCTGGCTCCTGCACCTATAGAGCTTGTATCTTACGTACCAGGTGGCATTAATGATGCCTGGCTCCTGCACCTATAGAGCTTGTATCTTACGTACCAGGTGGCATTAATGATGCCTGGCTCCTGCATCTATAGCGCTTGTATCTTACGTACCAGGTGGCATTAATGATGCCTGGCTCCTGCACCTATAGAGCTTGTATCTTACGTACCAGGTGGCATTAATGATGCCTGGCTCCTCGGACAGGACTTTTACGGATCATGATAGAATGGTAATGAATGAGATGGGGCTAAGAGCTAGCAAGGAGACCTGGGATGTTCTCAGAAGACGCACAAAATGTTGCTCTCTTAGCTAATCATTTGCTACCCGTCGGGGTAACAACACCCTTGAGCCCTTGAACATGATATCATTGACGATACGGTACTGCCTCTCGTACCATGTGCATAGATAACTACAAAAATCTCATAAAGGACTAACAAACTACACAGCTTGTAACACAAAAGGCATTTCAGCCTTTTAAACACTTTCATTAATATCCCTGATTGTCCAACAAGATACtcactgtgtgggtgtgttcagTTTTCAGTGAATTTGTTCCGCACTCTTCCACCATCCTCCAACCCGACCGGAGCAGAGTTTGACCCTGAAGAGGACGAGCCCACGTTGGAGGCCGCCTGGCCCCACCTGCAGGTATGAAAGTACCTCTACTGTAGTACATGTACACCTAGAGCGTACTTGTACTGTGTACCTTTGAGTTGTCTTGTCTTTGTGTCCTCAGCTCGTCTACGAGTTCTTCCTCCGCTTCCTGGAGTCAGCTGACTTCCAGCCCAACGTGGCCAAGAAACACATCGACCAGAAGTTTGTGATGTCGGTAAGATCTGGAGGGACGAGCCTGCTGGCTGGAGGGAGGAGCCTGCTGGCTGGAGGGAGGGCCCTGTTGGCTGGAGGGAGGGGCCTGCTGGCTGGAGGGAGGAGCCTGCTGGCTGGAGGGAGGAGCCTGCTGGCTGGAGGGGCAGTAGACTGACTGAGTTGAACCTTTTGTCTCcaagctgctggagctgtttgACAGCGAGGATCCTCGAGAGAGAGACTTCCTGAAGACCATCCTCCACCGGATTTACGGCAAGTTCCTGGGCCTCCGAGCCTACATCCGCCGGCAGATCAACAACATCTTCTACAGGTTGGAATCCAATTAATATCTGTGTGTATACGGTCcatggtggcgcatggagtagagctggtgcgccgggaaccgcaaggttggcggtttgaaccccggctgccccatgtcccatgtcgaagtgtccctgagcaagacacctacccCTAGTTGCTCcacgggcaaaatgtaaaaaaaaaaaaagctaaatgacatgtaatgtatagATCAGCTATCGATCAATAGAgacacaaaccttttttttttacagattcaTCTACGAGACAGAACACCATAACGGCATTGCTGAGCTGCTGGAGATCCTGGGgaggtaaaacacacacacacaggttggtCGCCATGGCGATGGTTAACACGTGTCTCTTCCTCAGCATCATTAACGGCTTCGCTCTCCCTCTGAAAGAAGAACACAAGATGTTTCTCATCAGAGTTCTGCTGCCGCTTCATAAAGTGAAGTCTCTCAGTGTGTACCACCCACAGGtctgtctcctccctccctgtctctcgctctgtgtctccttccctctctgtgtctctcactCTGTGTCCTTCCTTCTGCAGCTGGCATACTGTGTGGTCCAGTTCCTGGAGAAAGACAGCAGTCTGACCGAGCCGGTGAGTCTTACTCGTGTTTCCATGACAATACAGAAACATGTGGGTTCCCGGCTGACCCTCTGACCCCTGCAGGTGATCATTGGTCTGCTGAAGTTCTGGCCTAAGACTCACAGTCCCAAGGAAGTGATGTTCCTCAACGAGTTGGAGGAAATTCTAGACGTCATCGAACCCTCTGAGTTTGTCAAAGTGCAGGAGCCGCTCTTCAGACAGATGGCCAAGTGTGTGTCCAGCCCGCACTTCCAGGTACCAGAACATGAACTCATGATACTGTATATGTAGTGAAgatactgatgatgatgatgatgtcacaggtAGCAGAGCGGGCTCTCTATTACTGGAACAACGAGTACATCATGAGTCTGATCAGTGACAACGCTGCTAAGATCCTCCCCctcatgttcccctccctcTACAAGAACTCCAAAAGCCACTGGAACAAGTAACgcgctcacacacgctcactgcTTCCACTGACTCGCATGCTAATCACGCTAACTTTAGCACATGCTAATGGGACGGAGCTCATGTGTGCTTCTGCTCCTCAGGACCATCCATGGTCTGATCTACAACGCTCTCAAGCTCTTCATGGAGATGAACCAGAAGCTGTTTGACGACTGCACGCAGCAGTTCAAGGCCGAGAAACAAAAGTAACGACACACAACCAGCGTGAACGTGGAAAGTCTCGACAAGTTATTGATCCGCTtctgtctgcagagagaagtataagctgaaggagagagaggagatctGGCACAAGATCGAGGGCCTGGCCCGACAGAACCCTCAGGTACTCTGCTATAGATATCCGTATCGATAGATATAGTTACTCATATTTATGGAATTAACTGTCTGTTTCAGAGCAATAGGCTCCACCCTCTCCGCCCAGGACTCCACCCACAGGAGGAGGTCAGTCACTAGTCATTAACAGTGTAAATAGAAGTTTTCCCtcattcatttttgaacacGGACATTTTGTATCTTTGTAGTACATGTTGTACAGTGATAGTACCGTAGCTGTGTACTCAATGGAGACAGAGACTCCAACGGCTGAAGACATCCAGCTGTTAAAGAAGGCTGTGGAGACGGAGGCCTCACAGgtgacctgtctgtctctgtgtctctgtcatACACACCTCACTGTCTCTTGATCACCTGTCTCTCCCCCCCATCAGGGTCTGAAGGACCTGAAGAAGGAGAAAGTCCTGATGAGGAGGAAGTCCGAGCTTCCTCAGGATGTCTACACCATCAAAGCCCTGGAGGCTCACAAGAGGGCTGAGGAGTACCTGACAGCCAATCAGGAAACCCTCTGACGAGGCTGGTTCTTCTAAGCCGGACTCTCTGATTGGATGTAGAAGCTGAACCCTGGTGGTCGCTAACAAGTAGAACATGTGAGAATGACATCACCTCCCACACCTGCATCGGTATTCATCCATCTGACCTGAACGCAGCCTTGTGCACTCAGAGAGCCGAGGTTCTTGAGGGCATCACCAGCGGGCTTTTCCTCTCCAGAACTGCACAAGGCTGTGGAGGAACTTTCTCCTGAGGTTCCTCAGTTCTCCTCGTGTAAGAAATGGATCCACgctaaaaagaaaacctttcaCTATTTGATGATGAATTCTACATTTTAACAACTAGAGTCCCGGCCCGTCTGTGTGGTGTTCAGGTAACGTTTGTATTCACACCATCATCTGAAGGTTCAGTACTATCAGGAGGAACCCAACATATGAAAACAAGATCAGTGGCAGCTGATTAAGCATTAAGTTCCTGCCATGCAAAAGATCTCCAACATGTCTGTCCCGTGACTTGCACAGAGCCCCGCCCCTCCACCTGATCCGACCAATCCTCTGTCAGCGGACaagagatgaggaagaggagacacagTGAATGTGGACGTCCCATCAGCATCCATGGTGACGTTAAGTCACGTCATCAACTTTTGTTGAGTGCCctatgaggtcagaggtcaaacttGTTCAGGGCTGACGGGGAAAAATACAGACGCTGCTGGAGAACCGCCATGCAACGGACGGAACCAATAGGAATGTTTTgtcctgtcaaaataaaagctggccacaaaaccacaacacaaaCTTTTCAATCTCCCATGATTCTCTGCTGTCTGATAAACGTCTAAAGTTCCTACATTCATTCTaacattttcatgtttattGATCATAAGTGATATATAATATTCTCACTACATCGGTTCTTAGTTCAAAGCTTCTTGTTATCGACAGACATTGAACATCTCACTTCACTAAACTACAATagtaaagaaagagacaaacGGTCCGTTTCAAGTGGGAGGTTTAACAAcctctgagtcaaaccctaaactctgacTTGATTTACGCTGAGACGGAGACTCTGAGCTTCTGGTTTCAGAGCAGCTGTTCAGAGtcggttgactcagagttgagtgcgtgcagcatcacagtatgaaggcagcatgaatggagccacgatactacgagttaccatgacaaccaccacCAACAGtatattcacccctattgagctgcaaACGCAACGtacgagtatgaacccgtaattagacagaaaagacagagaaacggcgTAAGTTCTAACatagtgttgtcagttaatatttgATTAATCACTAATCATA
This portion of the Gasterosteus aculeatus chromosome 6, fGasAcu3.hap1.1, whole genome shotgun sequence genome encodes:
- the ppp2r5d gene encoding serine/threonine-protein phosphatase 2A 56 kDa regulatory subunit delta isoform, which codes for MPNKTPKEKETAKSAKISMRSSTSGGGSKEAAAESSEESQQQSGSKRPSNSTPPPTQLNKIKYSGGPQLVKKERRQSSSRFSLTKNRELQKLPALKDSPPVEQEELFVQKLRQCCVLFDFISDPLSDLKYKEVKRAGLNEMVEFITHNSEVVTEVIYPEAVFMFSVNLFRTLPPSSNPTGAEFDPEEDEPTLEAAWPHLQLVYEFFLRFLESADFQPNVAKKHIDQKFVMSLLELFDSEDPRERDFLKTILHRIYGKFLGLRAYIRRQINNIFYRFIYETEHHNGIAELLEILGSIINGFALPLKEEHKMFLIRVLLPLHKVKSLSVYHPQLAYCVVQFLEKDSSLTEPVIIGLLKFWPKTHSPKEVMFLNELEEILDVIEPSEFVKVQEPLFRQMAKCVSSPHFQVAERALYYWNNEYIMSLISDNAAKILPLMFPSLYKNSKSHWNKTIHGLIYNALKLFMEMNQKLFDDCTQQFKAEKQKEKYKLKEREEIWHKIEGLARQNPQSNRLHPLRPGLHPQEEYMLYSDSTVAVYSMETETPTAEDIQLLKKAVETEASQGLKDLKKEKVLMRRKSELPQDVYTIKALEAHKRAEEYLTANQETL